One Watersipora subatra chromosome 4, tzWatSuba1.1, whole genome shotgun sequence genomic window carries:
- the LOC137393466 gene encoding suppressor of SWI4 1 homolog, which yields MRRKKGRAAKKAKQIQDQRGEDDEVKNAPHSFIIPRGKVGKSVGNLIRDMRKVMSPYTAGNLKVLRRNVMKDFVSMAGPFGVTHMLMFTKSDVSVNLRICRLPRGPTLTFKIASYTTISDLAHHIRRHDVNDSHFKEHALLVMNNFSKDSKHLKLTASMFQNMFPSININKVKLRNIRRVVLVNYDEEKELVDFRHYHLRVVPLGVSKSVKKLQKKNVPKLSQYNDISQFLLNPEGLSESEAELDGEHNSLELPQKMSGTGNTQNEQSAIRLKEIGPRMSLALTKVTEGFCDGNVLYHKFDTLTDEQKEEILKNKEERKKLKAKRTAEQNERVKLKKANKMAHKERSMKGQAGNEADDDGYVAATNDDESSDDMNDAEYYEQEVGSKPEKGLFSKQSGKRKAPFSKNKSGSPAAKRKFPGKMQEKPSQGSKAKFKSKTLAKPSKFSKNSAKPFTGGARGTGKPHTGSSRATHKQRKRK from the exons ATGAGAAGAAAAAAG GGAAGAGCTGCTAAAAAAGCAAAGCAAATACAAGACCAGAGGGGTGAAGATGACGAAGTGAAAAATGCTCCACACTCTTTCATCATACCTCGTGGGAAAGTGGGAAAAAGTGTAGGAAATCTCATTAGAGATATGAGAAAAGTCATGTCGCCTTATACAGCTGGCAATTTGAAG GTTCTCCGGCGCAATGTGATGAAAGACTTTGTTTCTATGGCCGGACCATTTGGTGTTACTCACATGTTGATGTTTACTAAATCAGATGTTTCTGTCAATCTGCGGATCTGTCGTTTGCCGAGAGGCCCGACCTTGACATTCAAGATTGCTTCTTACACGACGATTTCTGACCTCGCTCATCAT ATACGGAGACACGATGTGAATGATAGTCATTTCAAGGAACACGCTCTGCTTGTCATGAACAACTTTAGCAAGGATAGCAAGCACCTCAAGCTTACTGCCAGCATGTTTCAAAACATGTTCCCTTCCATCAACATTAACAAG GTAAAACTGAGGAATATTCGACGGGTTGTGCTGGTCAACTACGATGAGGAAAAGGAACTGGTGGACTTCAGGCACTA CCATCTGCGTGTTGTTCCACTCGGGGTCAGCAAGTCTGTTAAAAAGCTGCAGAAGAAGAATGTGCCAAAGCTTTCACAGTACAATGACATCAGCCAGTTTTTGTTGAA TCCTGAGGGCCTCTCGGAGTCAGAAGCAGAGTTAGATGGAGAGCATAACTCATTGGAGCTACCTCAAAAAATGAGTGGCACAGGAAACACACAAAATGAGCAGAGTGCCATCAG GCTGAAAGAGATTGGTCCGCGTATGTCCCTGGCTCTCACCAAGGTGACTGAAGGTTTCTGTGATGGTAATGTTCTCTACCACAAGTTTGACACCCTTACTGATGAGCAGAAGGAAGAGATCTTGAAAAACAAGGAGGAAAGGAA AAAGCTAAAAGCCAAGAGAACTGCTGAGCAAAATGAGCGCGTCAAGTTGAAAAAGGCAAATAAGATGGCTCATAAGGAGAGGTCAATGAAAGGTCAAGCTGGAAATG AAGCTGATGATGATGGTTATGTTGCTGCAACCAATGATGATGAGAGCAGTGATGACATGAATGATGCCGAGTATTATGAACAGGAAGTTGGAAGTAAACCAGAGAAAG GTCTCTTCTCAAAACAGTCTGGCAAGAGGAAAGCCCCCTTTAGTAAGAATAAATCTGGTAGTCCTGCTGCTAAACGAAAGTTTCCTGGTAAGATGCAAGAAAAGCCATCTCAAGGTTCAAAGGCCAAATTCAAATCAAAGACGTTGGCAAAACCTTCAAAGTTTTCTAAGAATTCAGCAAAACCTTTTACCGGTGGAGCCAGGGGAACAGGAAAGCCTCACACAGGCAGCAGCCGTGCCACTCACAAACAGAGAAAGCGCAAGTGA
- the LOC137393380 gene encoding peptidyl-prolyl cis-trans isomerase NIMA-interacting 4-like has translation MPPKKGKGGGKGAGKGDSDGGGKKEAKGGTAVKVRHILCEKHGKVMEAMEKLKAGQKFDEVARLHSEDKARQGGDLGWMTRGSMVGPFQDAAFALPNSTTNNPNYTDPPIKTKFGYHIIMVEGKK, from the exons ATGCCACCAAAGAAAGGAAAAGGTGGAGGCAAAGGCGCTGGAAAAGGAG ATAGCGATGGAGGAGGGAAAAAAGAAGCCAAGGGTGGTACTGCTGTAAAAGTTAGACATATCTTGTGTGAGAAACATGGAAAAGTAATGGAAGCTATGGAAAAGTTAAAAGCAG GTCAAAAGTTTGATGAGGTCGCGAGACTGCACAGCGAAGATAAAGCGAGACAAGGTGGTGACCTCGGGTGGATGACGCGTGGCTCTATGGTTGGGCCTTTCCAAGATGCAGCATTTGCTCTGCCTAACAGCACAACCAACAACCCTAATTATACTGACCCTCCTATTAAGACCAAGTTTGGGTATCATATCATCATGGTCgaaggaaaaaaataa
- the LOC137394251 gene encoding nuclear protein MDM1-like, producing the protein MKTEYGAMFDPAARQQAPQPIAGLTSAVHGQVTGQVMEPRILRKKRTAALPTASPNAKEFVLLGQQGKFSANVAYKLPVSRPSKQTTIEKENIIIDEPVKLLPAAPEVRFTPAKSSPKKTRKSTSPKKCSQKKIKKAPKPSSKLSAPDESEKEVNVIKPVENENVNNNNKDNQRGNDEKCRREDKSVQKGKPQTYIDKNLEHVMRYRAGLAPQRESASVKRSEYQKMFKWRRCERPTPVLAAKQVIYNSNTEMQPTVHHTRASTSTEYRSQYKCWLSPSKGSVRASDSQLNSNNNNNNNNNNNNNNEMLEGSDELAVVEVAKEPDFKAPFKPCPTKPADQPTPDVSKQRPAGLPSKTVHEPLPESAKKSCAWPVSRQIAESPDSPVKATQLQRSEWASEYLAKFQPFTHLSYDRGISQNAKYSSKKKDVSNDSLFEDEPGKVVGNDKANGLIAENNWFAEVRELREKAEEYRKRARGMHFSREHVGQLLATQAKLWDTSSIASSLSELVLDKQSTETEKSTLLSSASQHRPPESVTEQAGTHRLAWSCDGSRSTSESDTVRSIRSGHSETNTLEPSVAKNCESEQVEQKQSNSTEHEDMRSSSYVPAVQTTKPTPLSDRCDCVSAKSHLDEAAVEESAKKGSIVTSSYSISPVAGKPTDDTHDLLDDTADNDDVLLSKYLSSPSKKRSSPAGMKPLMEGAAETYNIPMRQLHSSGGIKKTNGRGDKDLSHGSVLSSSMQSLASSSSVLAHELLDKAEKRRTEFWATRRKPSRR; encoded by the exons ATGAAGACTGAGTATGGTGCAATGTTTGATCCTGCTGCTCGACAGCAAGCTCCTCAGCCCATAGCAGGCCTCACATCTGCTGTGCACGGACAGGTTACAG GTCAGGTGATGGAGCCACGAATCCTCAGGAAAAAGCGAACTGCTGCTCTTCCTACCGCTTCCCCCAATGCAAAAGAATTTGTATTGTTAGGTCAGCAGGGCAAGTTCTCTGCAAATGTTGCCTATAAGCTGCCTGTTTCAAGACCTAGTAAACAGACAACTATTGAGAAG GAGAATATTATCATTGACGAACCTGTCAAGCTTCTACCCGCTGCTCCAGAAGTCAGATTTACCCCAGCCAAATCATCCC CGAAGAAGACAAGGAAAAGTACTTCACCCAAGAAGTGCAGTCAAAAGAAAATCAAAAAAGCTCCTAAACCTAGTTCCAAGCTCTCGGCTCCGGATGAGAGCGAGAAAGAGGTTAATGTCATAAAGCCTGTTGAGAATGAAAACgtcaacaataataataaagataatCAAAGAGGTAACGATGAGAAGTGTCGAAGGGAAGATAAGTCTGTACAGAAGGGGAAACCTCAAACGTACATTGACAAG AATCTGGAACACGTCATGAGGTACCGGGCTGGTCTGGCGCCTCAACGAGAGTCTGCTAGTGTTAAGAGGTCTGAATACCAGAAGATGTTTAAATGGAGGCGCTGTGAGAGACCCACACCAGTTTTAGCTGCCAAACAG GTGATATACAACAGCAACACTGAGATGCAGCCCACTGTTCATCACACCCGCGCTTCCACATCCACTGAGTATAGAAGCCAGTACAAGTGCTGGCTATCCCCGTCTAAAGGGTCTGTCAGAGCTTCTGATAGTCAACTCAAcagcaataataacaacaacaataacaacaataacaacaataacaatgagATGTTGGAAGGTTCTGATGAACTGGCAGTAGTTGAGGTTGCAAAAGAG CCTGACTTTAAAGCACCATTTAAGCCATGTCCAACCAAGCCGGCCGATCAGCCAACACCAGATGTCAGCAAACAACGCCCGGCAGGTCTTCCATCGAAAACTGTACATGAGCCACTACCTGAGTCGGCTAAAAAAAGTTGCGCTTGGCCAGTCAGCAGGCAGATCGCGGAGTCACCTGATAGTCCAGTCAAAGCTACTCAACTTCAACGCAG TGAGTGGGCATCAGAATATCTGGCAAAGTTCCAGCCATTCACGCATTTATCCTATGACCGGGGCATATCTCAAAATGCCAAATATTCATCTAAGAAAAAAGATGTAAGTAATGATTCTCTTTTT GAAGATGAACCTGGAAAGGTGGTAGGCAATGATAAGGCAAATGGATTGATAGCAGAGAACAACTGGTTTGCTGAGGTGAGAGAGTTGAGAGAAAAGGCTGAGGAATATCG GAAGCGTGCACGGGGAATGCATTTCAGCCGAGAACACGTGGGCCAGTTATTGGCAACTCAAGCTAAGCTTTGGGATACCTCATCCATAGCGAGCAGCCTGTCAGAGTTAGTGCTAGATAAACAGTCCACGGAAACTGAAAAGTCCACTTTATTGTCATCGGCCAGCCAGCATCGCCCTCCAGAATCTGTCACTGAGCAAGCAGGCACCCACAGGCTAGCGTGGTCATGTGATGGTTCCAGATCAACCAGTGAATCTGACAC GGTGCGTAGCATCAGGTCTGGGCATTCTGAAACTAATACGCTGGAGCCCTCCGTTGCAAAGAATTGCGAATCTGAGCAAGTTGAGCAAAAGCAAAGCAACTCTACAGAACATGAAGATATGCGGTCTTCATCATATGTACCTGCTGTCCAAACCACCAAGCCAACTCCTCTCTCAGATAGATGCGACTGCGTCTCCGCAAAATCTCATCTA GATGAGGCGGCAGTGGAAGAGTCAGCGAAAAAAGGCTCAATAGTGACCTCGTCCTATTCGATCTCTCCAGTGGCTGGAAAACCAACAGATGACACGCACGACCTTCTGGATGACACTGCTGACAATGACGATGTGCTGCTCTCCAAATACTTAAGTAGCCCAAGCAAGAAGAGGAGCTCACCAGCAG GAATGAAACCATTGATGGAAGGCGCAGCGGAGACTTACAATATCCCGATGAGACAACTCCACTCTTCAG GTGGAATAAAGAAGACAAATGGTAGAGGTGATAAGGATTTGTCCCATGGAAGCGTTCTGTCCTCTTCAATGCAAAGTTTAGCCAGTTCATCTAGTGTATTGGCTCACGAACTTTTGGACAAAGCTGAAAAACGGCGAACAGAGTTTTGGGCAACTCGACGTAAGCCTTCCCGCAGATAA